A portion of the Solea senegalensis isolate Sse05_10M linkage group LG17, IFAPA_SoseM_1, whole genome shotgun sequence genome contains these proteins:
- the flrt2 gene encoding leucine-rich repeat transmembrane protein FLRT2, which translates to MEFLAGSWNKDWASFLQFWLTVILSLQMQFSPGTSCPSECRCDKMFVYCNERSLTSVPLGMEEGYKVLYLHNNQINNAGFPMELHNLASVETVFLYGNQLDEFPVNLPKNTRVLHLQENNIQTISKAALAQLSKLEELHLDDNSISTVGVEEGAFREAISLKLLFLTKNHLSSVPIGLPEDLKELRLDENRIAVIAEEAFQNVTRLQRLLLDGNLLTDEGIAPGTFQDLANLRELALARNSLTFPPPLLPSQSLAKLSLQENQINQIPVAAFAELNRLEKLDISTNHLQTLTQGVFDSLSSLRHLMVRNNPWRCDCAVKWVVVWLKSLPSSINARGFVCQSPEKVRGMAIRELTLDIIECPVNANQPPWPTLRSTPPPPPTTTPVTTRMSNVITTSIPNYFDSPSPPLPPIHNNPPGPLPPYEDPLQISFNVINSTNIEVSWDSYFTVTAYKVTWVKRGQTQINEGMRERTVSGGQRHISLTNLEARSVYRICVHVLDTLNSYRPGEDTICSEARTKSALSTKPPGRDQAPPESINSTLLMAGIIGGAVLIILVTLLGLFCWHMHRKSRSSSNKWKYNRGRRKDDYCEAGTKKDNSILEMTETSFQIVALNNEQLLKGDFRIQPIYTPNGGIGFRDCHLSNNSIAYCKSSNVPSTEFCQT; encoded by the coding sequence aTGGAGTTTCTGGCTGGATCCTGGAATAAAGATTGGGCTTCATTCTTGCAGTTTTGGTTGACTGTCATCCTAAGCCTCCAGATGCAATTCAGCCCAGGTACCTCTTGCCCGTCAGAGTGTCGTtgtgacaaaatgtttgtgTACTGCAATGAACGCAGCCTGACATCAGTGCCTCTGGGGATGGAGGAGGGCTACAAGGTCCTCTACCTACATAACAACCAGATCAACAATGCTGGCTTCCCTATGGAACTTCACAATCTAGCCTCTGTGGAGACCGTGTTTCTCTACGGCAACCAGCTGGACGAATTCCCTGTCAATCTGCCCAAAAACACCAGGGTCTTGCATCTCCAGGAGAACAATattcaaacaatctccaaagcAGCCCTGGCTCAGCTGTCTAAATTAGAGGAGCTGCACCTTGATGATAACTCCATCTCCACAGTGGGGGTGGAAGAAGGAGCCTTTAGGGAGGCGATAAGCCTCaaactcctcttcctcacaaaGAACCACTTAAGCAGTGTTCCAATTGGCCTCCCCGAGGACCTGAAGGAGCTGCGGTTGGATGAGAACCGCATTGCTGTTATTGCGGAGGAGGCCTTCCAGAATGTGACACGCCTGCAGCGCCTTCTGCTGGATGGGAACCTGTTGACGGATGAGGGGATCGCGCCAGGGACCTTCCAGGACCTAGCTAACCTCCGTGAGCTGGCACTGGCCCGAAATTCACTCAccttcccccctcccctcctacCGAGCCAGTCACTGGCCAAACTCAGCCTGCAAGAGAACCAGATCAACCAGATACCTGTGGCAGCCTTTGCAGAACTAAATAGGCTCGAAAAACTGGATATCTCCACCAACCATCTTCAGACGCTGACGCAGGGCGTGTTCGATAGCCTGTCAAGTCTGAGGCATCTCATGGTGCGCAACAACCCGTGGCGCTGTGACTGTGCAGTGAAATGGGTGGTGGTTTGGCTCAAATCCTTGCCTTCCTCCATCAACGCCCGGGGGTTTGTGTGCCAGAGCCCAGAGAAGGTGCGTGGCATGGCGATCAGAGAGCTCACGTTGGATATTATTGAGTGCCCGGTTAATGCCAACCAGCCACCGTGGCCCACCCTCCGCTCCACTCCCCCTCCCCCGCCCACTACTACCCCTGTCACCACCAGGATGTCCAATGTCATCACGACATCTATCCCAAACTACTTTgactccccctctcctcccttaCCCCCAATCCATAATAACCCTCCTGGGCCCCTGCCTCCTTATGAGGACCCCCTTCAGATCTCCTTCAACGTGATCAACTCCACCAACATCGAGGTGAGCTGGGATTCTTATTTCACTGTCACGGCGTATAAGGTCACCTGGGTCAAACGAGGCCAAACCCAAATAAACGAAGGAATGCGGGAGCGGACGGTGAGTGGGGGGCAGCGGCATATTAGTCTCACCAACCTGGAAGCCCGGTCCGTGTATCGGATCTGCGTGCACGTGCTGGACACCCTTAACTCCTACAGGCCCGGAGAGGATACCATATGCTCCGAGGCCAGGACCAAGTCTGCTTTGTCGACAAAGCCTCCTGGCAGAGACCAAGCTCCTCCGGAGAGCATCAACTCTACTCTGCTAATGGCCGGGATCATAGGTGGGGCGGTTCTTATCATCCTGGTAACGCTGCTCGGCCTGTTCTGCTGGCACATGCACAGGAAGAGCCGGTCGTCTTCGAACAAGTGGAAATACAACCGCGGCAGGAGAAAAGACGACTACTGTGAGGCTGGAACCAAGAAGGATAACTCCATTCTTGAGATGACTGAGACTAGCTTTCAGATAGTGGCGCTGAACAATGAGCAGCTTCTCAAGGGAGATTTCCGCATCCAGCCCATCTACACGCCCAACGGGGGCATTGGATTTAGAGACTGTCACCTCAGTAACAACAGTATAGCCTACTGCAAGAGCAGCAACGTACCCAGTACAGAGTTCTGCCAAACGTGA